From Candidatus Thiodictyon syntrophicum, a single genomic window includes:
- a CDS encoding CDP-alcohol phosphatidyltransferase family protein — MSAGLTGSAVRNGLAGLLLLIALGSGLDTALGLGDAFLIKSLAAFGLVLAIMAAFLPLHRPQVRCGPANQVTLVRAVLTALLAGLVGEVGTAAVAWTALLLALAAAGLDGLDGHLARRWGWASPFGARFDMEVDALLVAVLAILVWSLGKAGPWVLAAGLLRYLFVAAGYRWPMLRHPLPPSRRRQAICVVQVLTLTLALAPLLPPVWSAAVAAVGLALLCYSFAVDTLRLARQAGLDPPTGGTP; from the coding sequence TTGAGCGCGGGGCTCACTGGCAGCGCCGTGCGCAACGGCCTCGCCGGGCTGTTGCTGCTCATCGCGCTCGGGTCGGGTCTGGACACCGCGCTCGGCCTTGGCGACGCCTTCCTCATCAAGTCGCTCGCGGCTTTCGGGCTGGTCCTGGCCATCATGGCCGCCTTCCTGCCCCTGCACCGGCCGCAGGTGCGCTGCGGCCCGGCCAATCAGGTGACCCTGGTGCGCGCCGTCCTCACGGCCCTGCTGGCTGGCCTGGTGGGGGAGGTCGGAACTGCGGCGGTGGCCTGGACGGCCCTGCTGCTGGCCCTGGCAGCCGCGGGACTCGACGGGTTGGACGGACACCTGGCGCGGCGCTGGGGTTGGGCGAGCCCCTTCGGCGCACGCTTCGACATGGAGGTGGACGCCTTGCTGGTGGCGGTGCTGGCGATCCTCGTGTGGTCACTGGGCAAGGCCGGGCCCTGGGTGCTGGCCGCGGGGTTGCTGCGCTACCTGTTCGTGGCGGCGGGTTACCGGTGGCCCATGCTGCGGCATCCCTTGCCCCCCAGTCGGCGGCGGCAGGCGATCTGCGTTGTTCAGGTGCTGACGCTCACCCTGGCCCTGGCACCGCTCCTCCCCCCGGTTTGGAGTGCGGCGGTGGCGGCCGTCGGGTTGGCGTTGCTCTGTTACTCGTTCGCCGTCGACACCCTCCGGCTCGCCCGGCAGGCTGGCCTGGACCCGCCCACCGGAGGCACGCCATGA
- a CDS encoding RibD family protein — translation MQPARLAPLPQPAHPRGETVAWSAILAASRLARSGPLPPRTTAFTAAAAGLRTVELDSRDALLRWCPSDGWAAAPGCPAGIRDLLDLYLPILPQETHPTLTVGHLGQSLDGYIATSRGDSCFVTGPANILHLHRMRALCDAVLVGAETVAADDPRLTTRLVPGDSPVRVVLDPSRRLGVDRRVFSDGAAPTLVVCEDALTGSGRHGQADVIGAPVLDGRLELRPLLAQLHRRGLRRVFIEGGGIAVSAFLRAGLLDRLQVTVAPLFIGEGRRGVTLPATRSLGDCMRPPCRIFRMGEDILFDCEPRRIRREGEWDCEAPITRVR, via the coding sequence ATGCAGCCAGCCCGCCTTGCCCCCTTACCCCAGCCCGCGCATCCGCGGGGTGAAACGGTCGCCTGGTCGGCCATCCTGGCCGCCTCCCGCCTGGCGCGCTCAGGTCCCCTGCCGCCCCGGACGACCGCCTTCACCGCCGCCGCGGCGGGGCTGCGGACGGTGGAGCTGGACAGCCGCGATGCGCTCTTGCGCTGGTGCCCCAGCGACGGCTGGGCCGCGGCACCGGGGTGCCCGGCCGGGATCCGGGACCTGCTGGATCTCTATCTGCCGATCCTGCCGCAGGAGACCCATCCAACCCTGACGGTTGGTCACCTGGGGCAGAGCCTGGACGGCTATATCGCCACCAGCCGGGGCGATTCCTGCTTCGTCACCGGCCCCGCGAACATCCTGCATCTGCACCGCATGCGGGCCCTGTGCGACGCGGTCCTGGTCGGGGCAGAAACCGTCGCTGCCGACGACCCGCGGCTGACCACCCGGCTGGTCCCCGGCGATAGCCCGGTGCGCGTGGTGCTTGACCCCAGCCGTCGGCTTGGCGTGGACCGGCGGGTCTTCAGCGACGGCGCTGCACCGACCCTGGTGGTCTGTGAAGACGCACTGACCGGGTCCGGCCGTCACGGCCAGGCCGATGTGATCGGGGCTCCAGTGCTGGACGGGCGCCTGGAGCTTCGCCCCCTGTTGGCACAACTGCATCGGCGCGGGCTGCGCCGGGTCTTCATCGAGGGGGGCGGGATCGCCGTCTCCGCCTTCCTGCGTGCCGGACTCCTGGATCGGTTACAGGTCACGGTGGCACCGCTGTTCATCGGCGAGGGGCGCCGCGGGGTCACCCTCCCCGCCACGAGGTCCCTGGGTGATTGTATGCGCCCCCCTTGCCGCATCTTCCGCATGGGGGAGGACATCCTGTTCGATTGCGAGCCACGGCGGATCAGGCGGGAGGGCGAGTGGGACTGCGAGGCCCCGATCACTCGGGTTCGTTGA
- a CDS encoding cytochrome b: MIETDRYPLVQRLLHWLIVILVLGVLAIGMTLGFLGFDGVKETFGGAATNALYAYHKTFGVMILALMILRLGLRVSLGAPPYRPPLATSEHVASRVVHGLFYVALVAMPVIGWLATAAGGYPVQFFGWTLPGLIGKDQAQSETLFFVHGVVGWAILGLIVLHVAGALRHWLVKRDRVMARMSLFG, translated from the coding sequence ATGATTGAGACCGACCGCTATCCCCTGGTGCAGCGCCTGTTGCACTGGCTGATCGTCATCCTGGTGCTGGGCGTCCTGGCGATCGGCATGACCCTGGGATTCCTCGGCTTCGACGGGGTCAAGGAGACCTTCGGCGGCGCAGCAACCAACGCCCTGTACGCTTACCACAAGACCTTCGGAGTCATGATCCTGGCCCTGATGATCCTGCGCCTCGGGCTCAGGGTCAGCCTTGGCGCGCCACCCTATCGGCCGCCGCTGGCGACGTCCGAACACGTCGCCAGCCGCGTCGTCCATGGCCTCTTCTACGTCGCCCTGGTGGCCATGCCGGTCATCGGTTGGCTTGCCACGGCGGCGGGCGGCTACCCGGTGCAATTCTTCGGTTGGACCCTGCCTGGACTCATCGGCAAGGACCAGGCGCAGAGCGAGACCCTGTTCTTTGTCCACGGCGTGGTCGGCTGGGCGATCCTCGGTCTTATCGTTTTGCACGTCGCCGGCGCGCTGCGACACTGGCTGGTCAAGCGCGACCGGGTGATGGCGCGGATGAGCCTGTTCGGTTGA
- a CDS encoding class I SAM-dependent methyltransferase — protein sequence MGDFSADWLALREAADTRARCAHLVQRLAGWLSQRAQQADNPTAPLTVLDLGCGAGANLRYLAPRLSPCLNVPQRWICLDRDRELLAALPRRTAEWAGGLGLPTAAQADGLRIQGPAPPWEIHTRTLDLARGAAALDLDRGTLVTASALLDLVSEPWLAGLIGRCHAARAPLLLALTYDGRVVIEPGHPLDPRVIGLVNTHQRRDKGFGPALGPGATVRLAQLAEAMGFSVELADSDWLLDPHETGIQSALTEGWAAAALAQTDAHPGSQRKALKASIQQWRAVRQAGIDGRRSRIRVGHQDALLLPK from the coding sequence GTGGGTGACTTCAGCGCGGACTGGCTGGCCCTGCGCGAGGCGGCCGATACCCGCGCCCGCTGCGCGCACCTGGTGCAGCGCCTTGCCGGTTGGCTGTCGCAGCGCGCGCAACAGGCCGACAATCCGACGGCACCCCTGACCGTGCTGGACCTGGGCTGCGGCGCCGGGGCCAATCTGCGCTATCTGGCCCCACGGCTTTCGCCCTGCCTGAACGTGCCACAGCGCTGGATCTGTCTGGACCGGGACCGGGAGCTGCTCGCCGCCCTGCCGCGCCGGACTGCCGAGTGGGCGGGCGGCCTGGGTCTGCCGACTGCTGCGCAGGCCGACGGGCTGCGCATCCAGGGGCCAGCGCCTCCCTGGGAGATTCACACCCGGACGCTCGATCTGGCGCGCGGTGCCGCGGCCCTCGACCTCGACCGCGGGACCCTGGTAACCGCCTCGGCGCTGTTGGATCTCGTCTCCGAGCCCTGGCTCGCGGGTCTGATCGGGCGCTGTCATGCCGCCCGTGCGCCCCTGCTGCTGGCCTTGACCTACGACGGTCGGGTGGTCATCGAGCCTGGGCACCCCCTCGACCCGCGCGTCATCGGCCTCGTCAACACCCACCAACGTCGCGACAAGGGGTTTGGTCCCGCCCTCGGGCCCGGCGCGACAGTACGGCTGGCGCAGTTGGCGGAGGCGATGGGGTTTTCGGTGGAGCTGGCGGATAGCGACTGGCTGCTTGACCCCCATGAAACCGGGATCCAGTCGGCCCTGACGGAGGGCTGGGCCGCCGCCGCGCTGGCACAGACCGACGCGCACCCGGGCTCGCAGCGCAAGGCGCTGAAGGCATCCATCCAACAGTGGCGAGCGGTCCGGCAGGCCGGGATCGATGGCCGGCGCTCGCGCATCCGGGTGGGTCACCAGGACGCCCTGCTGCTGCCCAAATGA
- a CDS encoding glycosyltransferase family 4 protein: MIAGLAGLGWRVEHRVLDASFPVPTQAALRQTEAVLASIPDAALAVVDGLAFGALPELAQAQGERLRLVALVHHPLAEETGVPPERAAALRQAETRALAQARLVLVTSGFTARLLAAYGVSAGRIRVVEPGTDPAPAALGSPDGQPRLLSVGALVPRKGHDVLLRALAEVADLPWGLDCVGATDRDPAWSGTLPRLRDDLGLRARVRFRGVLARRELNRHYAQADLFVLASRFEGYGMVFAEALARGVPILAARSGAVPETVPPGAGVLVRPDDPAALAAALRGLLTDAGLRRRLAAGSRAAGLRLPTWPQAAAAFAAAFAAACEEVRRG; encoded by the coding sequence ATGATAGCCGGCCTGGCCGGGCTGGGCTGGCGGGTAGAGCATCGTGTCTTGGACGCGAGCTTTCCGGTGCCGACCCAGGCGGCCCTGAGACAGACCGAAGCGGTCCTTGCGTCCATCCCCGATGCGGCCCTCGCCGTCGTGGACGGGCTCGCCTTCGGCGCACTCCCCGAGCTGGCGCAGGCGCAGGGCGAGCGTCTCCGGCTCGTGGCCCTGGTCCACCACCCCCTGGCCGAAGAAACCGGGGTCCCGCCCGAACGGGCCGCGGCGCTGCGCCAAGCCGAGACCCGCGCCCTGGCCCAGGCGCGGCTGGTGTTGGTCACCAGCGGCTTCACTGCGCGGTTGCTCGCGGCGTACGGGGTGTCGGCAGGGCGCATCCGGGTGGTGGAGCCCGGGACGGACCCGGCACCGGCGGCCCTGGGCTCGCCGGATGGTCAGCCGCGCCTCCTGAGCGTCGGTGCCCTGGTCCCGCGCAAGGGCCATGATGTCCTGCTGCGGGCGCTGGCGGAGGTTGCCGACCTCCCCTGGGGACTCGACTGCGTCGGCGCCACCGACCGGGACCCCGCATGGTCCGGCACCCTGCCGCGGTTGCGCGACGACCTGGGGTTGCGCGCGCGGGTGCGCTTCCGCGGAGTCCTCGCGCGGCGGGAGCTCAATCGGCACTATGCGCAGGCCGACCTCTTCGTGCTGGCCAGCCGGTTCGAAGGGTACGGGATGGTCTTTGCGGAGGCCCTCGCCCGGGGTGTGCCGATTCTGGCTGCCCGGTCCGGCGCGGTGCCCGAGACCGTCCCTCCGGGGGCCGGCGTCCTGGTCCGGCCGGACGACCCCGCGGCCCTCGCCGCGGCGCTGCGGGGGCTGCTGACGGATGCGGGCCTGCGCCGCCGGCTCGCCGCCGGGTCCCGCGCCGCCGGTCTGCGGCTCCCGACCTGGCCGCAGGCCGCCGCCGCCTTCGCTGCCGCCTTCGCTGCCGCCTGCGAGGAGGTCCGGCGTGGGTGA
- a CDS encoding 6-pyruvoyl trahydropterin synthase family protein, with protein MYSLCVRDHVMIAHSLRGEVFGPAQRLHGATYVVDLELRRPELDHDNLVVDIGLASQALRAVLATFDYRNLDEHPDLRGQNTTTEFMARQIFEGLVARIRAGELGDAARGLGSLRVVLRESHLAWAAYEAELPV; from the coding sequence ATGTACAGCCTGTGCGTACGCGATCACGTCATGATCGCCCATAGCCTCCGCGGTGAGGTCTTCGGCCCGGCCCAGCGGCTCCACGGCGCCACCTATGTGGTGGACCTGGAACTGCGCCGACCGGAACTGGACCACGACAACCTGGTGGTCGATATCGGCCTCGCCAGCCAAGCCCTGCGCGCGGTCCTGGCGACCTTCGACTACCGCAACCTGGACGAGCACCCGGATCTTCGGGGCCAGAACACCACCACCGAATTCATGGCACGGCAGATCTTCGAGGGCCTGGTCGCGCGCATCCGCGCCGGTGAGCTGGGCGATGCCGCCCGGGGCCTCGGCTCCCTGCGGGTGGTCCTGCGCGAGTCGCACCTCGCCTGGGCGGCCTACGAGGCGGAGCTGCCGGTCTGA
- a CDS encoding zinc-dependent alcohol dehydrogenase, which yields MTDRRQTGPTCSPAGLTPPPGQASAFWVTEPGRGELRREPLPDPAPGDALVRTRYSGISRGTESLVFRGEVPPSEYQTMRAPFQVGDFPGPVKYGYCSVGVVEEGPAHLLGRTVFCLHPHQTRYRVPAAALHLLPEQVPTGRAVLAANLETAVNGLWDASPRLGERIAVIGAGTLGCLVAWLAGRIPGCQVELIDLNPRRAPIAAALGVGFAGPPEATPDADLVIHTSGAPAGLAQGLRIAGFEATVLELSWYGTREVPLPLGQGFHRRRLTIRSSQVGSVATAQRARWDHRRRMALALSLLADPVLDRLITGEDAFDDLPAVQARLARDPGDTLMHRIRYS from the coding sequence ATGACCGATCGACGACAGACAGGACCCACATGCTCACCCGCTGGGCTGACGCCGCCCCCGGGACAGGCCAGCGCCTTCTGGGTGACCGAGCCCGGCCGGGGCGAGCTGCGCCGGGAACCCTTGCCGGACCCCGCCCCCGGGGATGCCCTGGTGCGCACCCGCTACAGCGGCATCAGCCGCGGGACCGAGTCCCTGGTATTTCGCGGTGAGGTACCGCCGAGTGAGTACCAGACCATGCGCGCGCCGTTCCAGGTTGGCGACTTCCCCGGGCCGGTCAAGTACGGTTACTGCAGCGTCGGCGTGGTGGAGGAAGGCCCCGCGCACCTGCTGGGGCGGACGGTCTTCTGCCTGCATCCGCACCAGACCCGCTACCGGGTCCCGGCGGCGGCGCTCCACCTCCTACCGGAACAGGTACCGACGGGGCGCGCGGTGCTCGCCGCGAACCTGGAGACCGCGGTCAACGGGCTCTGGGACGCCAGCCCCCGTCTCGGGGAGCGGATCGCCGTCATCGGTGCCGGCACCCTCGGCTGCCTGGTCGCCTGGCTGGCGGGACGCATCCCCGGCTGCCAGGTCGAGCTGATCGACCTGAACCCCCGGCGTGCCCCCATCGCCGCCGCCCTCGGGGTCGGGTTTGCGGGGCCGCCGGAGGCGACCCCCGACGCGGACCTGGTCATCCACACCAGCGGTGCCCCGGCGGGTCTGGCGCAGGGCCTGCGGATCGCGGGATTCGAGGCGACCGTGCTGGAGTTGAGTTGGTACGGAACGCGCGAGGTCCCACTCCCCCTGGGCCAGGGTTTCCACCGGCGCCGGCTGACCATCCGCTCGTCCCAGGTCGGCAGCGTCGCCACCGCCCAGCGGGCGCGTTGGGACCATCGCCGGCGCATGGCGTTGGCCCTGTCGCTGCTGGCGGACCCGGTCCTCGATCGGCTGATCACCGGCGAGGACGCTTTCGACGACCTGCCGGCGGTCCAGGCGCGCCTGGCCCGCGACCCCGGCGACACCCTGATGCACCGCATTCGCTACTCATAG
- a CDS encoding transposase: MTVQPQPPLARLHDEIDARVRDIRGEHPDWPCGKGCGNCCRTLADVPQLTAAEWDLLRAGLAALAPQPLREIRRNLAALVGQRSRPVVCPLLDRTSNACLVYAQRPVACRTYGFYVQRHLGLYCHGLEARVAGGALANVVWGNHAAIDRQLADLGEPRALTEWFEQWIAEIAIKKGHQDFVAIVTGRSNDEIQVLGVLKDRSKQTVKEFFSSIPKRLRISVRYVCSDMYDGFINAAKEVFGKKIRIVADRFHVAKLYREGLENLRKKELRRLQRTLSAVDYKKLKGAMWALRKKEADLTDEEKAILEKLFEYSPRLKQAHLFRNQLTAIFDKHITRAQAKHLLNGWAARVKRSEVRFFG, translated from the coding sequence ATGACCGTGCAACCACAGCCCCCTTTAGCCCGACTCCATGACGAGATCGACGCGCGTGTGCGAGACATCCGGGGGGAGCATCCCGACTGGCCGTGCGGCAAAGGCTGCGGTAATTGTTGCCGGACGCTCGCCGACGTACCCCAACTCACGGCCGCGGAATGGGACCTGCTGCGCGCGGGCCTCGCCGCGCTCGCGCCGCAACCGTTGCGGGAGATCCGCCGGAACCTGGCGGCCTTGGTTGGCCAGCGGTCACGACCGGTTGTCTGCCCGCTCCTGGACCGGACGTCCAACGCCTGTCTGGTCTATGCCCAGCGTCCGGTGGCCTGCCGCACCTACGGCTTCTATGTGCAACGTCACCTGGGGCTCTATTGCCATGGCCTCGAAGCCCGCGTCGCCGGCGGCGCCTTGGCAAACGTGGTGTGGGGCAACCACGCTGCCATTGATCGCCAACTCGCCGACCTGGGCGAGCCCCGTGCATTGACCGAGTGGTTCGAGCAATGGATAGCCGAGATTGCGATAAAGAAAGGACATCAGGATTTTGTGGCCATAGTTACGGGTCGCAGTAACGATGAGATCCAAGTGCTTGGGGTGCTGAAGGATCGTAGCAAACAGACCGTAAAGGAATTCTTCTCAAGTATTCCCAAGCGGTTACGAATATCTGTGCGGTACGTCTGTTCCGATATGTATGATGGTTTCATCAATGCCGCTAAGGAAGTGTTCGGGAAAAAAATTCGGATCGTTGCGGACCGCTTTCATGTCGCTAAGCTCTATCGTGAAGGACTCGAGAATCTACGCAAGAAAGAATTGAGACGTCTTCAGCGAACACTTTCGGCAGTCGATTACAAGAAATTAAAAGGTGCAATGTGGGCGTTACGTAAGAAAGAAGCAGATTTGACAGACGAGGAAAAAGCGATCCTGGAAAAACTGTTTGAGTATTCGCCGCGATTGAAGCAAGCTCATCTATTTCGTAACCAACTGACAGCGATCTTCGATAAACATATTACCCGAGCCCAGGCGAAGCATCTACTCAATGGTTGGGCGGCCCGTGTCAAGCGTAGCGAGGTTCGCTTTTTTGGATGA
- a CDS encoding ABC transporter ATP-binding protein, translating to MTSASQAMPLPDTTVSLLEVSGLRVHYDGIQALHGVSFSVPRGQIVTLIGANGAGKTSILHAISGLTPYSGSVTFAGHDLHGVPAHRIVGLGIAQVPEGRGIFGNLTVRENLRLATWQRRDRERIEEDFERVLVRFPRLRERLGQAAGTLSGGEQQMLAVGRALMSRASLLLLDEPSMGMSPILVQEIFAIIQEINREGTTVLLVEQNANMALRIASHAHVLETGRITLAGSGQQLLGDPRVKQAYLGTALKHHSVAG from the coding sequence ATGACCAGCGCCAGCCAGGCAATGCCGCTGCCGGATACCACGGTCTCCCTGTTGGAGGTCAGCGGGCTGCGCGTGCACTATGACGGGATTCAGGCCCTGCACGGCGTCTCCTTCAGCGTGCCCCGGGGGCAGATCGTCACCCTGATCGGTGCCAATGGCGCCGGCAAGACCTCGATTCTGCATGCCATCTCCGGACTGACGCCCTACAGTGGCAGCGTCACCTTCGCGGGCCACGACCTGCATGGGGTGCCGGCCCATCGGATCGTCGGCCTGGGTATCGCCCAGGTGCCCGAGGGACGGGGCATCTTCGGCAACCTGACGGTGCGCGAAAACCTGCGCCTGGCGACTTGGCAGCGCCGCGACCGGGAGCGAATCGAGGAGGATTTCGAGCGGGTCCTGGTCCGCTTCCCGCGCCTGCGGGAGCGCCTTGGACAGGCCGCGGGCACCCTGTCCGGCGGCGAACAGCAGATGCTGGCGGTGGGGCGGGCGCTGATGAGCCGGGCGAGTCTGCTGTTGCTGGACGAGCCATCCATGGGCATGTCGCCGATATTGGTGCAGGAGATCTTCGCCATCATCCAGGAAATCAACCGGGAGGGCACGACGGTCCTGTTGGTGGAGCAAAACGCCAACATGGCGCTACGTATCGCCTCCCACGCGCATGTACTCGAAACTGGTCGCATCACCCTCGCCGGCAGCGGCCAGCAGCTCCTGGGCGATCCGCGAGTCAAGCAGGCCTATCTGGGGACAGCCCTGAAGCATCACTCTGTCGCCGGCTGA
- a CDS encoding uracil-xanthine permease family protein, which produces MLYIAQETPPLPTVLAVGIQHMLVALMLLIYVVIAGKGIGLADAPLRDFVSLSVVVMGLGTLLNSLTTRVSAGHLLVHIPDPFTMMAFIAVTNAHGPSAAAGGLLAGGIVVIGLGRFLPRLQVLFPPEVTGTLLVLLGMSLIPGGVERAIGLERGGIAPTSILIAATTLGSLVAVSVWTGARLRVLALIIGAATGMFVAVLTGDFGAAEMAKVAIQPPLSLPVGNYIPPTPTWVPAAIIPLVLVLVINAVDAVGGGVVIDKMNNEKWRRPDLPMIGRLLNGMGLCNIVCGLAGTLTTCISSANLGLAHMTGVAARRAGMVTGVLLIAISCLPQIATFIILLPPAVVGAILIYTAGYVMVSGAQLIMSRMLNSRRQAVVGLGLAAGTAVFMVPGLTASVSPELKPILGSGLVVGTMVAIGLNLLFRIGVSRSRELLLDQARPGPQATRFLEDCGADWGARPEVIARAGTAVGEALETLNQARALAGPARLLASFDEYKLILTLDYPGPGIQFAAPQAVDWQALMDADADDAALAEAMATLPGMLIQKLADRVDQGERDGRAQLRLQFDH; this is translated from the coding sequence ATGCTGTATATCGCCCAGGAAACACCGCCCCTACCCACGGTTCTGGCAGTGGGTATACAGCATATGCTGGTGGCACTGATGCTGTTGATCTATGTCGTTATTGCCGGCAAAGGCATCGGTCTTGCGGACGCGCCGCTGCGGGATTTCGTATCCCTGTCGGTGGTCGTCATGGGTCTTGGTACCCTGCTGAACAGTTTGACCACCCGGGTCAGCGCGGGCCACCTCTTGGTGCATATCCCGGACCCCTTTACGATGATGGCGTTCATCGCTGTGACCAACGCCCATGGCCCGAGTGCCGCGGCGGGCGGCCTCTTGGCAGGGGGTATCGTCGTTATTGGGCTGGGACGTTTTTTGCCCCGGCTGCAAGTCCTTTTTCCGCCCGAGGTGACCGGAACGCTGTTGGTCCTGCTCGGCATGAGCCTGATCCCGGGTGGCGTAGAACGCGCTATCGGGCTCGAGCGCGGTGGCATCGCTCCAACGTCAATACTGATCGCTGCGACCACCCTGGGATCATTGGTCGCCGTCTCAGTCTGGACGGGGGCCCGCCTTCGTGTGCTGGCCCTGATCATCGGTGCCGCGACGGGGATGTTCGTGGCGGTACTGACCGGCGACTTTGGCGCCGCAGAAATGGCCAAGGTCGCGATCCAGCCGCCGCTTTCGCTACCGGTTGGCAATTACATCCCGCCAACGCCCACCTGGGTTCCGGCGGCGATCATCCCCCTTGTTCTGGTCCTCGTGATCAATGCCGTCGACGCGGTGGGGGGCGGGGTGGTGATTGACAAGATGAATAATGAAAAATGGCGGCGTCCTGATCTCCCGATGATCGGCCGTTTGCTGAACGGCATGGGACTGTGCAACATCGTCTGCGGCCTCGCCGGCACCTTAACCACTTGCATCTCCTCGGCCAACCTCGGCCTCGCCCATATGACCGGGGTCGCCGCACGGCGCGCGGGAATGGTGACCGGCGTGCTGCTCATCGCGATTTCCTGCCTGCCCCAGATCGCCACGTTCATCATCCTGCTGCCGCCCGCCGTCGTCGGTGCCATCCTGATTTATACCGCAGGCTACGTGATGGTCTCCGGCGCGCAATTGATTATGTCGCGGATGCTCAACAGTCGGCGGCAAGCGGTCGTCGGACTGGGTCTGGCCGCTGGTACGGCGGTGTTCATGGTCCCGGGACTGACGGCGTCGGTATCCCCGGAGCTTAAACCCATTCTCGGTTCGGGGCTGGTGGTCGGGACCATGGTTGCGATCGGGTTGAATCTGCTCTTCCGTATCGGCGTCTCCCGTTCCCGTGAACTCCTGCTGGACCAAGCGCGGCCGGGTCCGCAGGCAACTCGGTTTCTTGAAGACTGCGGGGCGGACTGGGGGGCGCGCCCGGAGGTCATCGCCCGCGCCGGTACCGCGGTGGGCGAGGCACTGGAGACCCTTAACCAGGCCCGGGCGCTCGCGGGCCCGGCGCGCTTGTTGGCCAGTTTTGACGAGTACAAGTTGATTCTGACGCTGGACTATCCTGGCCCAGGCATCCAGTTTGCCGCGCCCCAAGCGGTCGACTGGCAGGCACTCATGGACGCCGACGCGGATGATGCGGCGCTCGCTGAGGCCATGGCGACGCTGCCCGGGATGCTGATCCAAAAACTGGCCGATCGCGTCGATCAGGGTGAACGCGATGGCCGCGCCCAGCTACGGCTGCAATTCGATCATTGA